CGGAGTCTTCCGTTGATTCGTTTGGCTGATCGCCGGCGTGGTAAATGGGCCCTTGCATTCAGAGCCTGGATCGCAGCGGCGGCCAAGCTCGGCGCGTCCTCGTAGGCCTCGTTCTCGCCGGCGCGACCACCGACCACGCGGTGgcacctggcggcggcggcggcgaggagcgcccGCCTGAGTTCAGGCGATGCTCGGTTTGCCTTCATTCACCTCCGAGGAGCAATGTGTTGTGGCCTGCCGTTGACGTGCCGGAGCTGTTCGCCTGGCATTGGCATCTTCCCGGCGGGAAGATAACGGAAGGATGATAGAGATGACAGTTGACAGGGCACAGGCACATCACAAAACAAAAGGCGGCATTATTGCAAGATCATCAGAAAGCAGTTTGTTTGAAAACTAGTGGTACATGGGCTGGTGTTTCTACTCAAACAAAACTACCCATCGGAATACCTGATCATCATAAACAGATTTGCTCGCAATATAATACTACAAGGTTGTCAGATGCCGGCATGCCGCTCGATAGCCAGCACCCAGGATGCTGTGCACCGAGACCGCATCACGGGCATATTCTGAGTTGAGCCGCACATTTGACGGCAGCATCACTTGCCAATTGCCAGAGCACCAAACTctgctgttttttttaaaaaaataaataaatcaaacTCGCTGTTTCTTACCTACAGGGAAGGATCGCTTGCCACCCCACTTCATATACTACATTTACACACCAGTCACCTGTCAGTAGGCCACAGAGGCAATCAGGCACAGAAGGGAAACCCGAAAGGGAGCGAGAAATTCACAGGAACACAACAGCTGGACAAGGCAACGTCTTTGAACCACTGAATATGGATTGAATGAATCTGGTCAATATATACACAAGGATTGAACTACAAAGCTTGTCCCATCTGAACAGAGCAACACTGCTCGTTTACACATCAGAGCAGCTTGTCTAACGGGCATTCTGCTTTCCAGGTTCATTCATTCTGATGTGGTGAATGGCCACCATATAATGTTTCTAATGGTTGCAGCACAGGTTCCTCTGTAGGCGGGTGATGGCCGAGCTTCGGGCTGTGGTCCCGCCAAGCTGCGCAGCCATGCGAACCATCTATCATCCGGCTGCTAGGGCCTGCCGATCCGAACTAATGGAGCCACTACATGCTGGATGCTGATATATACAGGTGTGGTCGACACTGTGTAATGCTTTGATAATCATGAAGCGCCTACTGCCATTTCCGATGGTTTTTCTTGCGCCTCGTCCTTGCCCAACAGTGCAGGCGTGACTGAAACAACACCGATCAGGAATAGCAGCGCTATTGACTGGGTGTCATAAAGGTCACTCAGCGAAGTTAACTCTCCAAGAGCAATTCCAGCCTGAATGCATGAcagtgggggaaaagggaggaGAATTGGTATTAGCACCACCAAAAAAAAACCACAATGCAGGGCAACAGGCAGACAAGCATCGCATcttaagattttttttaagaaaaacttACCCTCACAGTCACGTAAGCAGCTGGGATGAGGCCAATGAGAGTTCCCAGTAGGAATGTATGATAGGGGACATCTACTATGGGTGAAGCTAAGTTGATGAAGGTATTTGGCAATGTTGGGGTGACCCTGAGAAAAAGCATGTAATTCAACAGCTTCTCTCGTCTTTTAGCAACCTGAAATGGAACATAATTTACTTCTCAGTAAAGAACTCCAGAGTCTGAGGATCTTAAATCAGAGAGCATAAATGATGCACAGAGTTATTCAGAATAAATATTTAAGTATAGCAGAACAATGATGTAGGGTGAGACCTACAGCAAATAATGTTTCctctgagattacctgcttctgGAAGAAACTGAGCTTATCTGGCCACAGTGAGAACACCAGTGGCTTCCCAATCATCTTCGAGAGGAAATAGCATGAAGAAGCACCAGCAGTGGCAGCAAAGACCACCAGGGCCACGCCCCGGAGTTGCCCAAATAGAGCACCCGCAAGCAGTGACATGAATATTGTCCCTGGGATCATGAAGGTCTGCATGAAGATGTACACAGCGCAATAACCTACCAACACCTGTAGGGTGTAGTCACTAGTATAGTTCTCAAGATAGCCACTGCAAAGAAACAACTGATGGTTAGAAAATGAAGGGCATTTCCATTTCAGTAGTAGCATTTACTATGCAGTATGCAGACAACTGAACTTGCAATTCAGCAATTAAAAACCAAAGGACATTTGACATTTCCATTTCAGTAGTTGCAAGAGACAAACAAGAAGGCAATGTGCATATCATTATTCATTAATATGAGAAAGAAATAGCTGACGTGTCCAGACAGATCAGATCCTTGTGCCACTATCCAATACATAGCTCAAGGCACACGGGACACGCTAAGACCAAGTCCAAAGCATGTGGCCATTTTAGCTGGAACGAAAGTGACATGGTAATTAAAGTGGCATGATTACGTTACCTTTTCAAAAAGTTAATCCAGGGAAATGCAGATTTGAATCGCATAACCAGGTTATAATTCAAGTTGATCGGTTGCCAGATCTAAAATCGTTCAACTAACAGCACAAACATTAAGCAGCATTTGTAGATTGCACGCCTTATTATTGCGAAATACAATCTTCCTAATTTGAAGGGAAGTTTATATTGGTCTAGAACACAAACAATTCATCCGTTAGCAGGTCCGAATGAATGAAATCAGCAGCGCAAGTAGCTAATTCACCAGATCCATGCTGTACTTCTTATCAAATTGGAAATGAGAGTGCCCACCAAACTAACGATGAGATCCATTCCAAATCATGAGAAACCCACTGACTAATTCCACAAACTACCACCAACCAAATGCTCCATTCCCACAAATGTCAGGCCGCAAAAAGCATGTCATAATTTAGTATTGGAATCGCACAAAAAAAACTATCAGTTGATCCACCAGGACAGATTTGCCTTAAAAAATGAATGTTAATAGAGTTGTGCCGATCTTTCAAAACAATAGAATTGTGTCTTACGAACTAATAGGACAGAGACAATTTGCGTGCACAGATCCACTAATGACCATAGAAAACCTTGAATGAAATTCCCcaggaaaaaaaagatggaaGCTTTCATGAACAAAACTGACAggacaccttttttttttttgaaacgaaccaggcaggagagctgccgattatattaaaaagaagaaaCAACATCCAGACTGGACAAAACAACAACGACAAAGAAACCGACCAGTTGGATTTCGACACGGCCACTCCAACTCCACTCGAACTCTACTCAACAAACAACcgattggattgggacatcaacgcAGCCGCACCACTCCACTTGACGAGACTAGAAACAACCATAAACAACAAAGACCGAAAAGTAGCACCCAAGACTAACCAGGAGGCAAAGTAAGCCCCGCCACAACATCCCAGAAGTCTTTACTTTTTAGATTCGCTAAAGACTTGAGAAGGTCTGGTGGCAACTCCTTGAGTATGTCTGCACAATCTTGAATGGCATCCTCGTTAAGCTTCCCATCATTCGCAATGATCCCCAAGTCTTTTAACGCCTTGCGCTGGGCGAGGCGAACACTTCGACGAACTGACGATTTGTCATAGTGCTTGCACCTACGTCTTGCTGTTGATGTCGCCAACAGTGTCACTATTGATGGGGGTTCTGTACGAGTGCAAGCAAGCTCCTCAAACTTCATAGCAGTAACATCTGTCATGGAAGTTGTGTCCATTGAAATGTTATGCACCTGTACGGGCACTTCCACCTTGATCTCAACTGTAGGCTGGGTGCAATCATCCGCATCAAGGAGGAGGACAATGGGGTCCTCAATCGCCGTACCCACATCCGAGGTTGTTTCCTCATCATCAGATGCATCTTCCACCACCACAACATCCTCAATAGAGGTGCCACCTTGTATGGACATTTGCTCTACAGGAAGGTCCAACGGAACCACCTCATGCTTCTCACATTCCAAAGGGATCGTGGCCAAAGGCATTGTCCCGACAGCGAGATTGGAAATTCCTTCTGCCGGCTCATGAAATGGGAGAGTCGTGGTATCTGTTGTTGTTGATTGAAACTCAGGAGCTTGAACTTGCAAAGTGGGAGTTGTTGTGTGTTCCAGAACCATCTCATTGGCGATGGGAATTCCAAAATCCTTAGAGGGTGAGTGTCCCACATCTCCAGTAGTGGTCACCTCCAACCCATTGGCATCCAAAAGCACACGAG
This sequence is a window from Panicum virgatum strain AP13 chromosome 7K, P.virgatum_v5, whole genome shotgun sequence. Protein-coding genes within it:
- the LOC120641620 gene encoding uncharacterized membrane protein At4g09580-like isoform X2 produces the protein MGREERFPVWEAALGAGVAAAFAAGLAGVYLSMPDSDYSFLKLPRNLEELQILTGYLENYTSDYTLQVLVGYCAVYIFMQTFMIPGTIFMSLLAGALFGQLRGVALVVFAATAGASSCYFLSKMIGKPLVFSLWPDKLSFFQKQVAKRREKLLNYMLFLRVTPTLPNTFINLASPIVDVPYHTFLLGTLIGLIPAAYVTVRAGIALGELTSLSDLYDTQSIALLFLIGVVSVTPALLGKDEAQEKPSEMAVGAS
- the LOC120641620 gene encoding uncharacterized protein LOC120641620 isoform X1, with product MVMLPPSTCDPTGSQTEGRSSDDSSSRRVPPPPPSLQSKSPAERIIAFKAWARGRCYRCLARDHQVNSCQDAFRCIRCRRPRHRERHCRLRSPSVAPCSRTPDVQPHNPQQARSWADVVAASPSGGHHDQLPASTNPHARCGMDANPCIKCGCRCHAGLPTSDLPSIFGPVMESLRSDLKEFLTSRLEEVLSPLKVEASTIKLWLARVANYLERVEPSSEDPHAADLVGLFGPCSPVHRSPTPSFFNSFAAACMSTRDSMPDEKSVSIENRATRVLLDANGLEVTTTGDVGHSPSKDFGIPIANEMVLEHTTTPTLQVQAPEFQSTTTDTTTLPFHEPAEGISNLAVGTMPLATIPLECEKHEVVPLDLPVEQMSIQGGTSIEDVVVVEDASDDEETTSDVGTAIEDPIVLLLDADDCTQPTVEIKVEVPVQVHNISMDTTSMTDVTAMKFEELACTRTEPPSIVTLLATSTARRRCKHYDKSSVRRSVRLAQRKALKDLGIIANDGKLNEDAIQDCADILKELPPDLLKSLANLKSKDFWDVVAGLTLPPVAILRTILVTTPYRCW